The DNA segment ACGATTTCCGAGATGCCGAGCGTCGCAATCGCCAGATAATCAGACCGCAGCCCAAGACTGACTTTGCCCACCAGCCATGCAACCCCAGCGGCAAAGACAGCGCCCACGGGCCATGCCAGAACAACAGGCAGACCAGCGCCCCCCAGATACCCCTCGGATGCGGGGTTGACCGCTTGCACAGCCTGTTTGGCGGGGCCGAACACATAGGATGTGACCAGATAGCCCACAGCAAGAACCGCAAAGATCGCAATCCCGCGCAGTTTACTTGGGGCCATGCGCTTATAGACGATGACTGCGGCCAGAATGGTGGCAACACCCAGCATCAGCCCCAGCAAAATTCCCAAGCCTCCGGCAGCCCAAGCTTCGGGCACGGGCGGCTGCGCGATCAGCACAACCGCCAGACCGCCAACAGCGGTAAAGCCCATGATGCCGACATTGAACAGACCGGCATAACCCCATTGCATGTTCACACCCAAGGCCATGATCGCCGAGATTAGGCTCATATTCAGGATGGTGATTGCAAGCTGTGGGCTTTGGAACATGGCGACCAAGGCCAGCACAGCGCCCATGATCGCAAACAGGCCCAAGTCGCGTGCGGTCAGGCTCATATCACTTTCCCCTTGAAGATACCGGTTGGACGGAACAGCAGCACAATGACCAGAATTGCAAAGGTCACGGCGAATTTGTAGTCAACTGGCAGAAGCTGCATCATGGATGTCGGCTCCAAGCCTTCGGGCATGAGGTAGGTGAACACACGCCGCCACGCATAGGTGATCCCCAACTCGGCGAACGCCACGACATAAGCCCCCACAATCGCCCCGAAGGGAGAGCCAAGACCGCCAAGTATGGCAGCAGCGAACATCGGCAGCAGCAATTGGAAGTAGTTGAACGGTCTAAACCCCTTGTCCAACCCGTAAAGTGTTCCTGCCAGCACCAGCAAAATGCCGGTGATTGTCCATGTGATGATGACCACGCGTTCAGGGTTGATGCCCGACAGCAGGGCCAGATCCTCGTTATCGGAATAGGCGCGCATGGATTTGCCCGAACGGGTACGGTTGAGGAACCAGAACAGCACCACCATGACAATCAGCGCCGTCACAACCGTGATGGCCTGTGCGTTGCGCAGGGCCATGCCCTCTGCCAGCCCGGTATATTCCCGAAACTCCCGCACTGTGAACAAGAAGCGGTTGCCGTCTTCAAACCGGGTTTCGCCCACCCCCATGAACAACCGGGTTATCCCGTTGGTCACGAACATCACCCCAAGCGAGGCCATCACAAAGGTCAGCGGCTTGGCCTTTACCTTGCGGAAATATTTGTAGACCAGTTTGTCAGCGGCCAACAAATATCCGATCATGACGACCAGACCGAAAGGAATGGCCAGAATGGCGGTCGGCATGCCCAAGGGACCGGTAACACCCTGCGCTTGCAGGAAAAAGGTGCCTCCGATCACAGCCGCAGTGCCAAGCGCCATCGTGTCGCCATGTGCAAAATGGGCAAAGCGCAGGATCGAGAAGATCAACGTGATCCCCAGCGCCCCAAGTGCCAGTTGACTGCCATAAGCCAGTGCCGGGATCAGCATAAAATTGGACAGGCTGACAAGTGCGTTAAGCGGTTCCATTGCCTTAGCCCCCCAGAAAGCTTTTGCGCACATCGGGATCGGCCAGCAGGGCCTGCCCGGTGTCGGTGTATCGGTTTTCGCCCTGCACCATGACATAGCCTTTGTCGGCAATGTTCAGGGCCTGACGCGCATTCTGTTCCACCATCAGGATGGAAATACCCGTGCGCGCAATCTCGATGATGCGGTCAAACAATTCGTCCATCACAATAGGGCTGACGCCTGCGGTGGGTTCATCCAGCATCAGGACAGAGGGTTTGGTCATCAGCGCGCGGCCAACGGCAACTTGCTGGCGCTGCCCGCCGGACAATTCGCCTGCCGCCTGACGCCGTTTGTCGCGCAGGATGGGAAACAACTCATAAACTTGTTCCATCGTGGTCCTGATCTCGTCACGGCGGATGAATGCCCCCATTTCAAGATTCTCCTCCACGGTCATCGAGGGAAAAATATTGCTGGTTTGCGGAACAAAACCCATGCCCTTGTTCACGCGGGCTTGCGGGGTGAGGGCGGTAATATCCTCGCCCTGCAACCGGACGCTGCCTTGGCGCAGCTTCAGCATTCCAAACACAGCTTTCATGGCCGTGGACTTGCCCGCACCGTTCGGGCCGACGATGACAGCGATCTGACCTTTTTCGACAGCAATCGTGCAATCATGCAGAATATCGGCCCCCCCATAACCACCGGTCATGTTTTCGCCTATCAGAAACGGCTCTGCCATGACCTAGCCCTCTTCCGTTGGGCGGATCAGTTCCGCGATATTGCGCATGTTTTCTTCCATTTCGGGGGCACTGATGGTTTCGTCACCATCCAGCGCCAGAACAAGGTGGCGGTCATTGGATTCTGCAACAGCCATGACGACGACATACTCAAACCCGTCGTCAGATTCGGTCATTGTCATCGTGACGGCGTTCAGAGTGGCGGTCTGGAACTGATCGCGGCCCAGCATGTCGGGGGCAGGAACCCCTTCAGACGCGGCATCCTGCGCCGCTTCGGTTGCGATGCTGTCCAACATGGCGTCTAGCGACTGGCCCGCAAACTCTTCGGGCAGGGGCATGATTTCCAGCCAGAGCATATCGCTTTCCAGCACAACCGCGTCGTCAAAAGCGAAACTCTCGGCATCTTCCCAATCCGACCCCGCCGCGCAGAATTCAAATCCGTTGGGCAACGGGTGACAGGGCGCTGCGGCAAATGCGGCGGGCGAAGCAAGCACAAGCAGGCTGAGCCCCGCCGCCAGCATGGGGGCCGAGGCGATTGATCTATACATGCCCCTCCTCCTTCAAGACCTTGTTCTTCAGCCCTGTGCCCAGATAGGCCTCGATCACTTGCTCATTGGCCTTGATTTCGTCCAGCGTGCCTTGCGCCAGAACCTTGCCTTCGGCCATGCAGATTACTGGGTCACAGATGCGCCCGATGAAATCCATGTCGTGTTCGATCACGACGAAAGTATAGCCCTGTTCCTTGTTCAGCCGCAAAATGGCGTCTGCAATCGTGTTGAGCAATGTGCGGTTCACACCTGCGCCGACTTCGTCCAGAAAGACGATTTTGGCATCGGTCATCATCGTGCGGCCCAGTTCCAGCAGTTTTTTCTGACCGCCGGAAATCTGCCCCGCCTTTTCATCGGCAATGTGGTCAATGGTCAGGAATTCCATAACTTCATTGGCCCGCGCACGAATCCGGTGTTCTTCCTCGCGCACACGGGTTGGGTGAAACCATGCAGACCACAGATCTTCGCCGGATTGGCCCGGCGGAACCATCATCAGGTTTTCGCGCACCGTCATGGTGTGAAATTCATGTGCGACCTGAAATGTCCGCAACAAGCCTTTGGAAAACAACGCATGCGGGTGCAGGCCGGTGATATCTTCGCCTTCCATCAGCACTTGGCCTGATGTGGGCGGCAGCACACCCGCGATCACATTGAACAGCGTCGTTTTGCCTGCGCCATTGGGGCCAATCAACCCTGTGATCGAGCCTTTCTCGACCTCAAGCGTTGCACCGTCTACCGCATGAAAGCCACCGAAATGCTTGTGCAAATTCTCGACCCGGATCATCGCCATTGTTATCTACTCCCCATTGCGGGACGCCTTTTTTGGTATTCGTTTGAAAACGGCCCGAGGAACTTCCCCCTCGGGCCGCAGATCCTGCTTCGGACCCGTTTTCAGGTTCAGTGGAACCGAACCGTTACATATTCGCCGCCTTCGACGACATACTCACGGTAGCTGCCAGCGGCCTCACCCGGACCGACCAACTCGACATTGGTGGCGCCCATGTAGTTGACCTCACCGCCATCTGCCAGAATTTGCAAAGCGCGTGCCAGATCACCCGGCAGGATTTCTTCACCCGGCGCATTCGCCACGTTCAGGATGTTCGCGGCAATCCCTTCAGGGGTTGCTTCGCCAGCGGCCTGTGCCGCCAGTGCCAGAAGTGCGGCAGCGTCATAGCTTTCGCGGGTATAGCTGGACTGGCCCTGAACGCCTGCTTCTTCGGCCATGGCGTGGAATGTATCCGCACCTTCGCCCTCAGCCCATGGGATCGTGCCGATGGTGCCTTCAAGCGCCTCACCAACAGCCGAGATCATTTCATCGCCATACATGCCGTCACCGATGAAGAAGCTCTCGAACGCGCCTAACTCATACGCTGTGCGCAGCATAGAGCCGCCGCCATCAACATAGCCCAGAATCACCAGCGCATCGCCACCGGCGGAGGCAAGCTGCCCCACTTCGGCAGAATAGTCGCCGCGCGCTTCTTCATGCGCCACTTTTGATGTGATCGTGCCGCCCATTTCAAGGAAGGATTCCTCGAACGCATTGGCAAAACCCGAACCGTAGTCATTGTTTGTGTAGGTCAGAGCAACTTCCGAGAAACCGCGCTCCATCACGATACCGGCCAGAATTTCGCCCTGACGCGCATCAGATGGCGATGTGCGGAAAAACAGGCCGTTCGATTCTGTTGTGGTAAATGCAGGTGAGGTCGCCGAAGGCGAGATCATTGGAACGCCTGCGGACATGGCCACGTTTTGCAAAACAGCCATTGTCACGCCCGAGCAATCCGCGCCCATGATCGCAACAACACCGTCCGAGGAAATCATGCGCTCTGCCGCCGCTTGTGCTGCCGACGAGTCAACACAGGTCGAATCCGCGCGCACCGACGAGATCGTATGACCGCCAAGGAACAGACCGCTTTCATTGATTTCATTCCACGCCATTTCGGCCCCATCGGCCATGTATGGTGTGATTGATTCAATCGGGCCAGTGAAGCCCAGCAAAACGCCCATCTTGACCTCATCGGCCAGCGCCATGCCCGACGAGAATGCCAGAGCAGTGCTGGCAAGAAGAAGCTTTTTCATTAGAAATCTCCCATAGATTTGTTGTCGACTGACCTGCATGTGACCCACGCAGATCCGGCGGTTTTGACCGCCTTATCCAAATGCCTAGCATGGTGTTTTCACAAGGGGAAGATTTTTCGGAACTCTGTTACGTCAGATTGCAACGCGATTTATTTTCTGCCGCTGAACTGCGCCGTGGTGCCGAAGTCGTGGTCACTCCAACTCGATTGTTCCGGGGGGTTTGGATGTGCAATCGTAAAACACGCGATTTATACCGCGCACTTCGTTGATGATGCGCGTCGAAGTCTCGCCCAGGAAATCATGCGTGAAGGGGTAATAATCAGCGGTCATGCCATCAACAGAGGTGACAGCGCGCAAGGCCAGCGCGAAGTCATAAGTCCGCCCATCCCCCATGACACCGACAGTCCGCATGGGCAAAATCGCCGCGAACGCCTGCCAGATTTCGTCATACAAGCCATGACGGCGAATCTGGTCGATATAGACCGCATCTGCCTTGCGCAGAATTTCCAGCTTTTCGCGCGTAATCTCACCGGGGCAGCGGATCGCAAGGCCGGGGCCGGGGAAGGGGTGGCGGCCAATGAAACCGGCAGGCAGGCCCAATTCGCGGCCCAGCGCGCGCACTTCGTCCTTGAACAACTCGCGCAGCGGCTCGACCAGTTTCAGACCCATTTTTTCCGGCAGGCCGCCGACATTATGGTGGCTTTTGATTGTGACAGACGGACCGCCCGAAAAGCTGACCGATTCGATTACGTCAGGGTACAGCGTGCCTTGGGCTAAAAATTCTGCGCCCTCAATCTCATTGGCGTATTTCTGGAACACATCAATGAACAATCCGCCGATAATCTTACGCTTTGTTTCTGGATCGGAAACACCCTCAAGCTTTCCCAGAAACAGATCGGATTCGTCCGCATGAATCAGAGGGATATTGTAGTTGTCGCGGAACATGGTCACGACTTCGTCCGCTTCGTTCAGCCGCAAAAGCCCATGATCCACGAACACGCAAGTCAGCTGATCGCCGATTGCTTCATGAATCAGAACCGCCGCGACCGAGCTGTCAACCCCACCGGACAGGCCGCAGATGACACGTTTGTCGCCCACTTGCGCTCGGATCTTGGCAATCGCTTCCTCGCGGTACGCGCCCATTGTCCAGTCGCCGGTAAAACCTGCAAGTTTCAGGAAATTGCCCAGCATACGTGCCCCATGCGGGGTGTGGTGCACCTCGGGGTGGAACTGCACCGCGTAGAAACGGCGCGCTTCATCCGCGATCATGGCGAAGGGTGCATTGGCCGAGGTGCCGATGACCTCAAAGCCCGGCGCAAGGGCAGTGACGCGGTCGCCATGGCTCATCCAGACCTGTTCGCGCCCGGCCTCGAACAAGGCCGCGAAAATGCCGTCATTCTTGTGGCCGGTGGTGGGTTCCACATAGGCGCGGCCAAATTCCGCATGGTGGCCGGATTCAACACGCCCCCCAAGTTGGTCCATCATCACCTGTTGACCATAGCAGATGCCAAACAGCGGCACGCCCATTTCAAACAGGTATTGCGGGGCGCGCGGGCTTCCGGCTTGCGGGACCGAGCCGGGGCCGCCCGACAGGATAACCGCCTTGGGCTTGCGCGCCTTCAGAAAGGTGTCATCCACGTTCTGGAACGGGTGAATTTCGCAATAAACATTTGATTCGCGCAGGCGACGCGCAATCAACTGCGTTACCTGAGAGCCAAAGTCGATGATGAGGCAGAAATCATGCTGTGTCATGCGCGCTCGCTTATGCCAAAGGGCGGGCGCTATCAAGGGCTCACGCGCCAAGCGACAAGATTTGCAGATCAGCGACATTCGTGCCTGTGGCACCGGTGATCAACAGATCGCCCGCCAGTTCCAAGGCGCGGTAGCTGTCATTATTGGCCAGCAATCTGTCAGGGTCACCGCCAGCCGCCCGAATGCGGTCAATGGTGCCGCCGTCAACAATCGCCCCTGCCGCGTCGGTCGGGCCGTCGCGCCCATCGGTGCCCCCGGACAGAAACCGCCAATGCGGCTTACCCTGCAAGGCCATTGCCACGCGCAACGCAAGCTCCTGATTGCGCCCGCCGCGTCCATCTCCGCGCAAGATCACTGTGGTTTCGCCGCCAAACAGCGCCAGTTGCGGCCCCTTGCCTTGTGCAATGGTAACAACGCGCTCTGCCGCTTCGGCCACATCACCGACAAGCGCATCCGAGGCGATATACGCCTGCGGGGCCGCCTGTGCCATCGCATCCAGCGACAACCGATTCGACCCGATAAGCCGGTTTTCCGCTTTGGGCAGGGTGGGGGTGTCCTGCGCGCGCTCCAGGGAGGTACGGGTCGCTTGCGGCAACTTGTCCCACAAGCCCTGCGCGCGCAGCATATCAATCACCTCCGCGCGCTGCATGATCGGTGCGACAGTGGGGCCAGAGGCGATGGCCCGCAAATCATCGCCAATCACATCAGACAGGATCAGCGCGGTTACAGGGGCAGGGGCCGCTTGCCGCAACAGCCCACCCCCTTTCAGCCGCGAAAGATACTGCCGCACTGCGTTCATCTGCACGATGTCCAGACCTGCGCCCAGCAGCAGGCGGCTGACTTCTGCCTTGTCAGACAGGCTTAACCCCTCCACAGGGGCCGGCAGCAAGGCAGAGCCACCGCCCGACACAAGCACCAGCACCCGGTCCATTTCAGTGGCCTGCGCAAGCAGCGCCTCCAGCGCGCAAGCGGCGCGAAGGCCGTTTTCATCGGGGACGGGATGACCGGCAGGCATAACAGTTGCGCCGGACACGTCGCGCGCATTCTCGTAATTTGTCACCACCAACGCCGCAGCAGGCTGAAGGTGCGACAGGGCCGCTTCGGTCATGGTGCAGGCGGCTTTGCCCAGACCCAGAAGGAACAGCTTGCCAGTCGCAGGCACGTGAAATGGGTCGTGCGCAAGGCTGTGCAAGACCGCGTCCCGTGGGTCGGCGGCAGCAATTCCTGCGCGAAACAGGTCGGTCATCTCTTCGGGGCTTAGCACCATAGTGCAACCTTTCCCTGCAATGGTCGGGGGTTTATCTATGCCGCGCGGCAGTGACCCCTGACAAGGCCCCATCCTGCATTCGCAATGGCATGCGGCGCGCGGTCTTGATATAGACGGCCCCGAAACCGGGCTGAATGGCCCAATTTTATACGATAAGGACACATCATGTTTGATCTGACTGGAAAATGCGCCCTTGTGACCGGTGCCTCTGGCGGCATTGGCGCAGAGATTGCGCGCGCCCTGCATGCGGCAGGCGCGACGGTCGGTTTGTCGGGCACACGCGAAGCGCCCTTGCAAGCCCTTGCGGAAGAACTGGGTACACGCGCCCATGTGCTGCCCTGCAACCTGTCCGACCCCGAGGCCATCGAAGCGCTGCCCAAAGCGGCGACAGCGGCGATGGGGGGGCTGGATATTCTGGTCAACAATGCGGGCATCACCCGCGACAATCTGCTGATGCGCATGACAGACGAGCAGTGGAGCAGTGTTCTGGATGTGAACCTGACGGCCTCTATGCGGCTGATGCGCGGGGCTTTGCGCGGAATGATGAAGGCGCGCTGGGGCCGGATCATCAACGT comes from the Roseinatronobacter monicus genome and includes:
- a CDS encoding glycerate kinase type-2 family protein; the protein is MVLSPEEMTDLFRAGIAAADPRDAVLHSLAHDPFHVPATGKLFLLGLGKAACTMTEAALSHLQPAAALVVTNYENARDVSGATVMPAGHPVPDENGLRAACALEALLAQATEMDRVLVLVSGGGSALLPAPVEGLSLSDKAEVSRLLLGAGLDIVQMNAVRQYLSRLKGGGLLRQAAPAPVTALILSDVIGDDLRAIASGPTVAPIMQRAEVIDMLRAQGLWDKLPQATRTSLERAQDTPTLPKAENRLIGSNRLSLDAMAQAAPQAYIASDALVGDVAEAAERVVTIAQGKGPQLALFGGETTVILRGDGRGGRNQELALRVAMALQGKPHWRFLSGGTDGRDGPTDAAGAIVDGGTIDRIRAAGGDPDRLLANNDSYRALELAGDLLITGATGTNVADLQILSLGA
- a CDS encoding ABC transporter ATP-binding protein; the encoded protein is MIRVENLHKHFGGFHAVDGATLEVEKGSITGLIGPNGAGKTTLFNVIAGVLPPTSGQVLMEGEDITGLHPHALFSKGLLRTFQVAHEFHTMTVRENLMMVPPGQSGEDLWSAWFHPTRVREEEHRIRARANEVMEFLTIDHIADEKAGQISGGQKKLLELGRTMMTDAKIVFLDEVGAGVNRTLLNTIADAILRLNKEQGYTFVVIEHDMDFIGRICDPVICMAEGKVLAQGTLDEIKANEQVIEAYLGTGLKNKVLKEEGHV
- the fabG gene encoding 3-oxoacyl-[acyl-carrier-protein] reductase, with the translated sequence MFDLTGKCALVTGASGGIGAEIARALHAAGATVGLSGTREAPLQALAEELGTRAHVLPCNLSDPEAIEALPKAATAAMGGLDILVNNAGITRDNLLMRMTDEQWSSVLDVNLTASMRLMRGALRGMMKARWGRIINVSSVVGATGNPGQANYVAAKAGLVGMSKALAQEVASRGITVNCVAPGFIATPMTDALSEEQKAAINTRIPAGRMGSAGDIAAGVLYLASQEAAYVTGAVLHINGGMAMI
- a CDS encoding ABC transporter substrate-binding protein, with amino-acid sequence MKKLLLASTALAFSSGMALADEVKMGVLLGFTGPIESITPYMADGAEMAWNEINESGLFLGGHTISSVRADSTCVDSSAAQAAAERMISSDGVVAIMGADCSGVTMAVLQNVAMSAGVPMISPSATSPAFTTTESNGLFFRTSPSDARQGEILAGIVMERGFSEVALTYTNNDYGSGFANAFEESFLEMGGTITSKVAHEEARGDYSAEVGQLASAGGDALVILGYVDGGGSMLRTAYELGAFESFFIGDGMYGDEMISAVGEALEGTIGTIPWAEGEGADTFHAMAEEAGVQGQSSYTRESYDAAALLALAAQAAGEATPEGIAANILNVANAPGEEILPGDLARALQILADGGEVNYMGATNVELVGPGEAAGSYREYVVEGGEYVTVRFH
- a CDS encoding ABC transporter ATP-binding protein, whose protein sequence is MAEPFLIGENMTGGYGGADILHDCTIAVEKGQIAVIVGPNGAGKSTAMKAVFGMLKLRQGSVRLQGEDITALTPQARVNKGMGFVPQTSNIFPSMTVEENLEMGAFIRRDEIRTTMEQVYELFPILRDKRRQAAGELSGGQRQQVAVGRALMTKPSVLMLDEPTAGVSPIVMDELFDRIIEIARTGISILMVEQNARQALNIADKGYVMVQGENRYTDTGQALLADPDVRKSFLGG
- the guaA gene encoding glutamine-hydrolyzing GMP synthase, which produces MTQHDFCLIIDFGSQVTQLIARRLRESNVYCEIHPFQNVDDTFLKARKPKAVILSGGPGSVPQAGSPRAPQYLFEMGVPLFGICYGQQVMMDQLGGRVESGHHAEFGRAYVEPTTGHKNDGIFAALFEAGREQVWMSHGDRVTALAPGFEVIGTSANAPFAMIADEARRFYAVQFHPEVHHTPHGARMLGNFLKLAGFTGDWTMGAYREEAIAKIRAQVGDKRVICGLSGGVDSSVAAVLIHEAIGDQLTCVFVDHGLLRLNEADEVVTMFRDNYNIPLIHADESDLFLGKLEGVSDPETKRKIIGGLFIDVFQKYANEIEGAEFLAQGTLYPDVIESVSFSGGPSVTIKSHHNVGGLPEKMGLKLVEPLRELFKDEVRALGRELGLPAGFIGRHPFPGPGLAIRCPGEITREKLEILRKADAVYIDQIRRHGLYDEIWQAFAAILPMRTVGVMGDGRTYDFALALRAVTSVDGMTADYYPFTHDFLGETSTRIINEVRGINRVFYDCTSKPPGTIELE
- a CDS encoding branched-chain amino acid ABC transporter permease, giving the protein MEPLNALVSLSNFMLIPALAYGSQLALGALGITLIFSILRFAHFAHGDTMALGTAAVIGGTFFLQAQGVTGPLGMPTAILAIPFGLVVMIGYLLAADKLVYKYFRKVKAKPLTFVMASLGVMFVTNGITRLFMGVGETRFEDGNRFLFTVREFREYTGLAEGMALRNAQAITVVTALIVMVVLFWFLNRTRSGKSMRAYSDNEDLALLSGINPERVVIITWTITGILLVLAGTLYGLDKGFRPFNYFQLLLPMFAAAILGGLGSPFGAIVGAYVVAFAELGITYAWRRVFTYLMPEGLEPTSMMQLLPVDYKFAVTFAILVIVLLFRPTGIFKGKVI